The following coding sequences are from one Candidatus Hydrogenedens sp. window:
- a CDS encoding immunoglobulin domain-containing protein: MLKQKSLSMLLLVGLVVGLSAQSYAVQPPPNPSEVNFCTLMDGAYNLVTTKFAWLVELLGEDAALLTMIQCDIADLNGGIVDDMPTPNGMLDGNYELRIIKELVQNPTKYANLASGTLPGQVQPGVNPTDVIAAYNANYQKLYTDGMHNFLTVLLPSLWNVLRGYYPQVPPLCTTPDNPPGCVNPQDIVTLFRNLLMVLAGYATVGDDPSANTVATVAGLLALCDVISQGSCLVNDIERDPNNYERLPEFLAKDGDADGDGYTNFEEYQEFAGVKGPGDTFIAAVLDPSIYPGYVPPSSDKVTIYPSGTIKVEEGGTIDLRVELKDLVAPYSIQWTKNGEDIDGATGNQLVIRDVTTADAGAYQCVVTDSSKGIYASATVTVQILPEGTIPVAGGIGLAVITTLCSAGGVLVLRRRRK; this comes from the coding sequence ATGTTAAAACAAAAATCTTTATCAATGCTGTTGCTCGTAGGTTTAGTTGTTGGGCTGAGTGCTCAAAGTTATGCGGTTCAACCGCCCCCTAACCCAAGTGAAGTTAACTTCTGTACTTTAATGGATGGTGCGTATAATTTAGTCACGACAAAATTTGCTTGGTTAGTAGAATTACTGGGCGAGGATGCCGCGTTGTTAACCATGATCCAGTGTGATATAGCGGACCTTAACGGCGGTATCGTAGATGACATGCCCACACCTAATGGCATGTTAGATGGAAACTACGAACTTCGTATCATCAAAGAATTGGTTCAAAATCCAACTAAATATGCTAATTTGGCTTCAGGTACACTGCCAGGACAGGTACAACCTGGTGTTAACCCGACAGATGTAATTGCTGCATACAATGCAAACTATCAGAAACTTTATACAGATGGGATGCATAATTTCTTGACGGTTTTGTTACCCTCCTTATGGAATGTTCTCCGAGGTTATTATCCTCAAGTTCCGCCATTATGTACCACTCCTGATAATCCACCGGGATGTGTAAACCCTCAGGATATCGTAACTTTATTCCGTAATTTACTTATGGTATTAGCTGGGTATGCAACCGTGGGAGATGACCCAAGTGCAAACACAGTTGCAACAGTAGCAGGTTTATTGGCTCTTTGTGATGTGATAAGTCAGGGTTCTTGCCTTGTAAATGATATTGAGCGTGACCCAAATAACTATGAAAGATTACCTGAATTCTTAGCCAAAGATGGTGATGCAGACGGTGATGGCTATACCAATTTTGAAGAATACCAAGAATTTGCTGGTGTGAAAGGTCCTGGTGATACTTTTATCGCAGCAGTATTAGACCCGTCGATTTATCCGGGCTATGTGCCTCCTTCGAGTGATAAAGTAACAATTTATCCGAGTGGAACAATCAAAGTAGAAGAAGGTGGAACAATTGATTTGCGTGTTGAACTAAAAGATTTAGTAGCCCCATATTCAATCCAATGGACAAAAAATGGTGAAGATATTGATGGCGCTACAGGGAACCAGTTAGTTATTCGTGATGTAACCACTGCAGATGCAGGTGCATATCAGTGTGTAGTAACAGATAGTTCGAAAGGTATCTATGCATCGGCAACAGTAACTGTTCAGATACTTCCCGAAGGAACAATTCCTGTAGCAGGTGGCATTGGCCTTGCAGTTATTACAACACTTTGCTCCGCAGGCGGTGTTTTGGTTCTTCGTCGCAGAAGAAAGTAA